A region from the Desulfoglaeba alkanexedens ALDC genome encodes:
- a CDS encoding ammonium transporter: MKVRARYLFLMALVILGLGLSALAFAQDPTGAETLEANPQAPVDYVWVMICGFLVMFMQPGFAMVETGFCRAKNATNLMAKNLLDFVIGSLGFFIIGYSIMKGADKFGLFGTGPLFLLGGQYDVGKYLDFFWQLVFCATAATIVSGAVAERLKFSAYLIYSTCLSLFIYPIYGHWVWGGGWLSQLPFGMGHLDFAGSGVVHTIGGMVGLAGAIVLGPRFGKFAKDGKPKAIPGHSMTLAALGAFILWFGWFGFNPGSTFNAHHLRISVIAVNTNLAAAAGALMALITVFLKTKKWDVGMALNGVLAGLVAITAPCAWVEAWAAVVIGLVAGLVVVLGVYGLERLGIDDPVGAVSVHGFNGIWGLISVGLFADGTYGNYAITEPFARGLFYGGGAGQLIAQLIGAATAAIWAFVMGYIMFKIMDSIFGIRVSPEEELKGLDILEHGTPAYPNFYTINS; the protein is encoded by the coding sequence ATGAAAGTAAGAGCGAGATACTTATTCCTTATGGCTTTGGTGATACTGGGCTTGGGTTTGAGCGCCTTAGCTTTTGCCCAGGACCCTACCGGAGCAGAAACCTTGGAGGCAAATCCGCAGGCGCCGGTTGACTATGTATGGGTTATGATTTGTGGTTTTTTGGTTATGTTTATGCAGCCGGGATTTGCGATGGTTGAAACCGGCTTTTGCCGGGCAAAAAATGCCACTAACTTGATGGCAAAGAATTTACTGGATTTTGTTATCGGCTCGCTGGGTTTCTTTATCATTGGCTATTCCATAATGAAAGGGGCGGATAAGTTCGGTTTATTCGGCACAGGCCCTCTTTTCTTACTCGGCGGCCAGTATGATGTGGGAAAATATTTAGATTTTTTCTGGCAGCTAGTTTTCTGTGCCACCGCCGCGACCATTGTCTCAGGGGCGGTGGCAGAGAGATTGAAATTTTCTGCTTACTTAATATATAGTACCTGTCTGAGTCTATTTATCTATCCTATCTATGGCCATTGGGTATGGGGCGGAGGATGGCTGTCTCAACTTCCTTTTGGTATGGGGCATTTGGATTTTGCGGGTTCAGGAGTAGTGCATACCATTGGTGGAATGGTGGGATTGGCGGGAGCAATTGTTTTGGGCCCGAGATTTGGTAAATTTGCCAAAGATGGAAAGCCAAAGGCAATCCCCGGCCACAGCATGACTTTGGCAGCCTTAGGGGCATTTATTCTTTGGTTCGGCTGGTTTGGGTTTAACCCAGGTTCTACCTTTAATGCCCATCATCTGCGGATTTCGGTTATTGCCGTAAATACAAATTTGGCTGCTGCCGCGGGTGCACTTATGGCTTTGATTACTGTGTTTCTTAAGACTAAAAAGTGGGATGTGGGTATGGCTTTGAATGGAGTCCTTGCAGGCCTGGTTGCCATTACTGCACCGTGCGCCTGGGTTGAGGCTTGGGCGGCAGTGGTAATTGGTTTGGTTGCCGGCCTTGTTGTTGTTTTAGGAGTTTATGGATTGGAGAGATTAGGTATAGATGACCCCGTAGGCGCGGTATCGGTGCATGGATTTAATGGTATCTGGGGGTTAATCAGCGTAGGGTTGTTTGCCGACGGAACTTATGGAAATTACGCAATAACTGAGCCATTTGCCAGAGGGTTGTTCTATGGCGGCGGAGCCGGACAGCTGATCGCCCAGCTTATCGGCGCGGCAACTGCTGCAATATGGGCATTTGTTATGGGGTATATTATGTTTAAGATAATGGATAGTATATTTGGGATCCGTGTTTCTCCGGAAGAGGAGTTAAAGGGCCTGGATATACTTGAGCACGGCACGCCTGCTTATCCTAATTTTTATACGATAAATAGTTGA
- a CDS encoding elongator complex protein 3 yields the protein MWDRQNRPRIYPAFLPHAGCPYRCVYCNQYAVTGGSGGREGSDLLRGRAAIEDRAERSRRSGIPGEIAFYGGTFTALPEALLDGLLEAAAAGVRDGVFTGIRFSTRPDAVSEDTVRRLQAFPIRTVELGAQSLSDAVLLASRRGYRAAAVEAAARRVRAAGWALGIQLMVGLPGETPSRFQGTISKAVALRPDFVRLYPALVLRDTGLARWFESGRYRPLSLDQAVERCAFAFDRFLKNGIRVARMGLHADPELDRPGTILAGPCHPAFGYLVRVRWWRNRVDAVMEGRAKTPAPPEGGDAVALPDGSAPIRSRNQRSAVLHVPSNLLSEALGPRRENVTYWTRKWGWDGLDVRPEASAAVEGRNGRLCVGDEEFHL from the coding sequence ATGTGGGACCGACAGAATCGCCCTCGAATCTATCCCGCCTTTCTGCCGCATGCCGGCTGCCCGTACCGCTGTGTCTACTGCAACCAGTACGCGGTGACCGGAGGGTCAGGCGGGCGGGAGGGGTCGGACCTCTTGCGGGGGCGCGCCGCTATCGAAGACCGGGCCGAACGGTCCCGGCGATCCGGGATTCCCGGAGAAATAGCCTTCTACGGCGGAACGTTTACGGCGCTACCGGAAGCTCTCCTGGACGGTCTGCTGGAGGCCGCCGCGGCCGGTGTACGCGACGGGGTATTCACGGGCATTCGTTTTTCCACGCGCCCGGACGCCGTCTCAGAGGATACGGTCCGGCGGCTCCAGGCCTTCCCGATTCGAACGGTGGAACTGGGCGCCCAGAGCCTTTCCGACGCCGTGCTCTTAGCATCGCGAAGAGGCTACCGGGCGGCGGCGGTGGAAGCGGCGGCGCGGCGCGTCCGTGCGGCCGGCTGGGCGCTCGGCATTCAGCTCATGGTGGGCCTTCCGGGCGAAACCCCGAGCCGCTTCCAAGGAACGATTTCGAAGGCCGTCGCGCTTCGGCCGGATTTCGTTCGCCTCTACCCCGCACTGGTCTTGAGGGACACCGGGCTCGCCCGCTGGTTCGAAAGCGGCCGGTACCGGCCGCTTTCGCTGGATCAGGCCGTCGAACGCTGCGCCTTCGCTTTCGATCGCTTCCTGAAAAACGGCATCAGGGTCGCCCGCATGGGTTTGCACGCGGACCCCGAACTGGATCGACCGGGGACGATCCTTGCCGGCCCCTGCCACCCGGCCTTCGGCTACCTGGTTCGAGTCCGGTGGTGGCGTAACCGGGTGGACGCGGTCATGGAGGGGCGTGCGAAGACTCCCGCTCCCCCTGAAGGGGGAGATGCCGTTGCCCTGCCGGACGGATCCGCGCCGATCCGGTCACGAAATCAGCGATCCGCCGTGCTCCACGTTCCATCGAATCTCTTGAGTGAAGCCCTTGGCCCTCGGCGTGAAAATGTGACATACTGGACGCGAAAGTGGGGATGGGACGGGTTGGACGTGCGCCCGGAAGCCTCCGCGGCCGTTGAAGGGCGGAACGGTCGGCTCTGCGTGGGAGACGAGGAGTTCCACCTCTGA
- a CDS encoding ParA family protein — protein MHADVRFDTALPRLVQAVREAVPDVDFRDIRVVRDMQGRLFLVVPNDWDTGTISDLRQRLSAALGPYSPGEEAGAARFNDVLAGKELLAERALLVWVDDAPVHLIERRAVGQDWALPPEPASAHPPRFVFYSLKGGVGRSTALMLWGRHLAERGQSVLLVDLDLEAPGLGAHLLPSDGRPLFGTLDWLVEDLVGNADRTPAADLIADSPLSHAPGLWVAPALGAEAARHPGNVLAKLARAYLESDEGAGFASRLSRLICALERHLSPDVVLIDSRAGLHESVAANLLHLDAEVLLFAVDLPPTWEGYRYLFGHLRQLAPDMVGGGGFDAWRARLRMIQARAAGTEAEKRRFSSSAFGVWVDTLYDEAPPDQGDAFSFDEHDEAAPHWPLTILRSERFEAFHPLEQLADVGERAIGEVFGELFAGLDERLLALKEDSE, from the coding sequence ATGCATGCTGACGTGCGCTTCGATACGGCGCTCCCGCGCCTTGTGCAGGCAGTGCGGGAAGCGGTTCCGGACGTCGATTTCCGCGACATCAGGGTCGTCCGGGACATGCAGGGAAGGCTGTTCCTCGTTGTGCCGAACGACTGGGATACCGGGACGATCTCCGACCTTCGCCAGCGCCTGTCGGCCGCGCTCGGTCCGTACAGCCCCGGCGAGGAGGCGGGGGCGGCCCGCTTCAATGATGTGCTGGCCGGCAAGGAGCTCCTCGCCGAGCGTGCGCTGCTGGTCTGGGTGGACGACGCCCCCGTCCATCTGATCGAGCGCCGGGCCGTCGGGCAGGACTGGGCGTTGCCGCCGGAGCCCGCGTCCGCCCACCCGCCGCGCTTCGTCTTCTACAGCCTGAAAGGCGGCGTCGGCCGTAGCACCGCCCTCATGCTCTGGGGTCGGCATCTGGCCGAACGAGGGCAAAGCGTGCTCCTCGTGGACCTCGACCTCGAAGCCCCTGGGCTCGGGGCGCATCTCCTGCCTTCGGACGGGCGCCCGCTGTTCGGGACCTTGGACTGGCTGGTGGAGGATCTGGTCGGGAACGCCGACCGCACACCGGCCGCGGACCTGATCGCCGACAGCCCCCTCTCCCACGCGCCCGGCCTGTGGGTCGCACCGGCGCTCGGCGCCGAGGCCGCCCGGCATCCCGGCAACGTCCTTGCGAAGCTCGCCCGCGCCTATCTCGAAAGCGACGAAGGCGCTGGATTCGCGAGCCGTCTGAGCCGCCTAATCTGTGCCCTGGAACGGCACCTTAGTCCCGACGTAGTGCTGATCGACAGCCGCGCCGGGCTTCACGAGAGCGTCGCCGCCAATCTGCTGCACCTGGATGCCGAGGTGCTGCTCTTTGCGGTGGATCTGCCCCCCACCTGGGAAGGCTACCGTTATCTGTTCGGCCACCTGCGGCAATTGGCTCCGGATATGGTGGGCGGCGGAGGCTTCGACGCCTGGCGTGCGCGCCTGCGGATGATCCAGGCGCGCGCGGCCGGGACCGAGGCCGAGAAGCGCCGCTTCTCTTCCAGCGCCTTCGGCGTGTGGGTGGATACGCTCTACGACGAAGCGCCCCCGGATCAGGGGGATGCCTTCTCGTTCGACGAGCACGACGAAGCGGCGCCGCACTGGCCGCTGACCATCCTTCGCAGTGAGCGCTTCGAAGCATTTCATCCCCTGGAGCAGCTGGCGGACGTCGGCGAGCGCGCCATCGGCGAGGTGTTCGGCGAGCTGTTCGCCGGCCTCGACGAGCGCCTCCTGGCGCTGAAGGAAGACAGCGAATGA
- a CDS encoding ABC transporter substrate-binding protein, with protein MKGWNRTRPPKTRAKRMWAVVLIAALAGVAWWAVGRTISKRTSPPPAPEPAPIASGPLAVSHPKVAVFLPLSGTFRDEGNALRMGMELAWEELGMQALGAEMAVFDSYVEGARLEDAVETLLEDPEVVLLALHVSSKELSEVLPLIETHGVPTVIPANSHENLAHHPWLFPLIPSDRREGAAAARYAAKWRRNGPVTVLWDSGAYGRILLEGFQEEAGVLGLAHEILECPPDDPAMKSAVETVVESDASVVWLAGEPVWGAAVLNALAAASFSGRLLAPHSYAMEFQEDLFGANRRQLNVLRPFWAEDAEGGTLKGFKEAFRGRFWKEPDGLAMLGYDAIHWIGMNLAETPVSRRDLRDRLMSWAGPEKGYRGLCGSFCFRPNGEVDREFRVTVFRGGHWVAADDAEKVRP; from the coding sequence ATGAAGGGATGGAATCGCACCCGCCCTCCGAAGACGCGGGCGAAGAGGATGTGGGCCGTGGTGTTGATCGCGGCGCTGGCCGGCGTCGCCTGGTGGGCGGTGGGACGGACGATTTCGAAAAGGACGTCTCCGCCGCCCGCCCCGGAACCTGCGCCGATAGCAAGCGGTCCCCTGGCGGTGTCTCACCCGAAAGTGGCGGTGTTCCTTCCTCTTTCCGGCACGTTCCGGGACGAGGGCAACGCGCTTCGGATGGGCATGGAACTGGCCTGGGAAGAATTGGGGATGCAGGCGTTGGGAGCCGAAATGGCCGTCTTCGACAGCTACGTGGAGGGGGCCCGGCTTGAAGACGCCGTGGAGACGCTGCTGGAAGACCCCGAAGTGGTCCTCCTGGCTCTGCATGTGTCCTCCAAGGAGCTCTCGGAAGTGCTCCCGCTTATCGAAACCCACGGTGTTCCCACCGTGATCCCCGCCAATTCCCACGAGAACCTGGCCCATCATCCATGGCTTTTTCCGCTGATTCCGTCGGACCGGCGCGAAGGGGCGGCGGCGGCCCGTTATGCCGCAAAATGGCGCCGGAACGGGCCGGTGACGGTGCTGTGGGATTCCGGGGCGTACGGAAGGATTCTCCTGGAAGGATTCCAGGAGGAAGCCGGGGTCCTGGGGCTTGCGCACGAGATCCTGGAATGTCCACCGGACGATCCGGCGATGAAATCAGCCGTTGAGACCGTTGTGGAAAGCGACGCTTCGGTGGTCTGGCTGGCGGGGGAACCGGTCTGGGGTGCCGCGGTTCTGAACGCCCTGGCGGCTGCGTCTTTCTCCGGCCGGCTGCTGGCGCCTCACAGCTACGCTATGGAATTCCAGGAAGACCTTTTCGGCGCAAACCGACGACAGCTCAATGTTTTGAGACCCTTCTGGGCGGAAGATGCTGAAGGCGGGACCTTGAAGGGTTTCAAGGAAGCCTTTCGCGGCCGCTTCTGGAAAGAACCGGACGGGTTGGCCATGCTCGGCTACGACGCGATCCACTGGATCGGCATGAACCTCGCGGAGACCCCCGTGAGCCGCCGGGACCTGCGGGATCGCCTGATGAGCTGGGCGGGACCGGAAAAGGGTTATCGCGGGCTTTGCGGGTCCTTCTGCTTCAGGCCGAACGGAGAAGTGGACCGGGAATTCCGGGTGACCGTCTTTCGAGGCGGTCACTGGGTTGCCGCAGACGATGCCGAAAAGGTGCGTCCTTGA
- a CDS encoding DUF1614 domain-containing protein produces MFFPPFLILFAFLFLFLLFFVFALVKFGLFTLAFARLGIPPEQMFSLLFLCIVGSMINIPVKRIPLEEEPEELETVAFFGIRYRPPRWRKPRETVIAVNVGGAIIPACISLYLLANAQHPIRMLIATALVTWVVHRMARPVPGMGIATPMFIPPLVAALAALVINPAWAPPTAYVAGTLGTLIGADILNLDRIKTLRAPVASIGGAGTFDGIFLTGILAVLLA; encoded by the coding sequence ATGTTTTTTCCGCCGTTTCTCATTCTGTTCGCCTTCCTGTTTCTCTTTCTGCTCTTTTTCGTTTTCGCGCTGGTCAAATTCGGCCTCTTCACACTCGCTTTCGCCCGACTCGGCATCCCCCCGGAACAAATGTTCTCGCTCCTTTTCCTCTGCATCGTGGGGAGCATGATCAATATCCCCGTAAAACGCATTCCCTTGGAAGAGGAACCCGAAGAATTGGAGACGGTGGCCTTTTTCGGGATCCGCTACCGGCCGCCCCGGTGGCGGAAGCCCCGGGAAACGGTCATCGCCGTAAACGTCGGAGGCGCCATCATCCCCGCCTGCATTTCGCTCTACCTTCTTGCCAACGCTCAACACCCCATCCGCATGCTGATCGCCACCGCCCTCGTGACGTGGGTCGTGCACCGCATGGCACGTCCCGTGCCCGGGATGGGGATCGCCACGCCCATGTTCATCCCACCGCTTGTGGCGGCGCTCGCCGCCCTCGTCATCAACCCCGCCTGGGCTCCCCCCACCGCCTACGTCGCCGGAACTCTGGGGACCCTCATCGGAGCGGACATCCTCAATCTCGATCGCATCAAAACCCTGCGCGCCCCGGTCGCCTCCATCGGAGGGGCCGGCACCTTCGACGGCATATTCCTCACCGGCATCCTCGCCGTGCTTCTCGCGTAG
- a CDS encoding P-II family nitrogen regulator — translation MKKIEAVIRVEKLDDVREALEKLGYPGMMITRIEGHGRQKGLTEQFRGREFKLELLPKIKIEIVAKDENVEKIIAAIAKGAQTGEIGDGKIFVSAIENALRIRTGEKGEVAL, via the coding sequence ATGAAGAAAATTGAAGCGGTAATCCGAGTGGAGAAATTAGATGATGTACGAGAGGCGTTGGAAAAATTAGGCTATCCGGGAATGATGATTACCCGTATTGAAGGACACGGCAGACAGAAAGGTTTAACCGAGCAGTTCCGGGGAAGAGAATTTAAACTAGAGCTTCTTCCTAAGATAAAAATTGAAATTGTAGCCAAAGATGAGAATGTTGAAAAAATTATAGCAGCTATTGCCAAGGGTGCCCAAACGGGTGAAATCGGCGATGGAAAAATTTTTGTGTCTGCGATAGAAAATGCTTTGAGAATCCGCACCGGTGAAAAGGGAGAAGTTGCGCTGTGA
- a CDS encoding D-glycero-alpha-D-manno-heptose-1,7-bisphosphate 7-phosphatase, which produces MIICSGRPAAAFTSFVFLDRDGILNVDRSDHVKHWSEFQFYPDALEALRMLRRRKIEVILVSNQSALNRGLTQWNDFLDIHRNMLQRIRAEGGDVLAAFYCPHRPDEACDCRKPRPGMLRAAADLYGVPLHAVAMMGDKFTDLEAARAAGCLPVWIRRPGTEAAAEPPLESAPNIAVYGSLAEAVEALFTLTL; this is translated from the coding sequence ATGATCATCTGCTCCGGCCGCCCTGCCGCCGCTTTCACCTCGTTTGTTTTCCTAGACAGAGACGGGATCCTGAACGTCGACCGCTCCGATCATGTGAAGCACTGGAGCGAATTCCAGTTCTATCCCGATGCGCTGGAAGCTCTGAGGATGCTTCGCCGCCGAAAGATCGAAGTGATCCTTGTGAGCAACCAGTCGGCGCTGAACCGCGGCCTGACTCAGTGGAACGATTTCCTGGACATCCACCGCAACATGCTCCAACGCATCCGCGCCGAAGGCGGCGACGTTCTCGCCGCCTTCTACTGCCCGCACCGCCCGGACGAAGCCTGCGACTGCCGGAAGCCTCGGCCCGGAATGCTTCGGGCGGCGGCGGACCTTTACGGAGTGCCGCTCCATGCCGTCGCCATGATGGGTGACAAGTTCACCGATCTGGAAGCCGCCCGGGCCGCCGGATGCCTCCCGGTCTGGATCCGGCGGCCCGGAACGGAAGCCGCCGCCGAACCGCCTCTTGAAAGCGCGCCGAACATCGCCGTGTACGGTTCGCTTGCCGAAGCCGTGGAGGCGCTTTTCACCCTTACCCTGTAA
- a CDS encoding type II toxin-antitoxin system HicA family toxin — protein sequence MKTVSGQDFAKLLEKKGWELRRTKGSHHIYVKAASPARISVPVHGNSPLKIGLLRHLMKVAGIDESEL from the coding sequence GTGAAGACTGTTTCAGGGCAGGACTTCGCAAAGTTGCTCGAAAAGAAAGGCTGGGAATTGCGAAGAACAAAGGGAAGCCATCACATTTACGTCAAGGCGGCGAGCCCGGCGCGGATTTCGGTGCCCGTACATGGAAATAGCCCACTAAAGATCGGCTTACTGAGACACCTGATGAAGGTTGCCGGTATAGACGAAAGCGAGTTATGA
- the pckA gene encoding phosphoenolpyruvate carboxykinase (ATP), with translation MTRNTPAACQPTEPLEAQGIVNYTRVFYNLSEPRLYEQAIRRREGLLAQSGPLVVRTGAYTGRAPNDKFLVREPGSEDKIWWGEVNRPFTARDFDRVHHRLLAYLQGREIYVQDCYAGADPDYRVPIRVITETAWQSLFARNMFLRIEDSDELNSFRPEFILIAAPNFHANPEVDHTRSEAFILVHFGKKLIIIGGTGYGGEIKKSIFTVMNFALPQKGVFPMHCSANAGKNGDTAIFFGLSGTGKTSLSADPERILVGDDEHGWSDNGIFNFEGGCYAKVIRLSPEAEPQIYQCTRRFGTLLENVAIDVETRRIDLDDDSLTENTRAAYPIHFIDNASPTGIAGHPRNIIMLTCDAFGVLPPIARLTPEQAMYHFLSGYTAKVAGTEAGIVEPQATFSTCFGAPFMALPPTVYAGLLGERMKKHRSVCWLINTGWSGGGYGVGERIRIEYTRRMVSAALGGELESVPFEEEPFFGLSVPTRCPGVPDQVLRPADTWPDRDAYRRQAEDLKNRFRNNFKAFESQVEDALRRVM, from the coding sequence GTGACACGGAACACCCCGGCCGCATGCCAACCGACGGAGCCCCTCGAAGCCCAGGGAATCGTCAATTACACTCGAGTGTTCTACAACCTGTCGGAACCCCGGCTCTACGAGCAGGCCATCCGGCGCCGGGAGGGACTGCTCGCTCAATCCGGCCCTCTGGTCGTCCGTACCGGCGCCTACACGGGGCGTGCCCCCAACGACAAGTTCCTGGTTCGGGAACCGGGAAGCGAAGACAAGATCTGGTGGGGCGAAGTGAACCGCCCTTTCACCGCACGAGACTTCGATCGGGTCCACCACCGGCTGCTGGCCTACCTCCAGGGACGAGAAATCTACGTTCAGGACTGTTACGCCGGAGCCGACCCCGACTACCGGGTGCCCATCCGAGTGATCACGGAAACGGCATGGCAGAGCCTCTTCGCCCGAAACATGTTCCTGCGGATCGAAGACTCGGATGAACTGAACTCCTTCCGCCCCGAATTCATCCTGATCGCAGCTCCCAACTTCCACGCCAACCCCGAGGTGGACCACACTCGGTCCGAAGCGTTCATCCTGGTCCACTTCGGGAAGAAGCTCATCATCATCGGCGGCACCGGCTACGGCGGCGAGATCAAGAAATCCATCTTCACCGTGATGAACTTCGCCCTGCCCCAGAAAGGGGTTTTTCCCATGCACTGTTCGGCCAACGCGGGAAAGAACGGCGATACGGCCATCTTCTTCGGGCTTTCCGGAACGGGCAAGACCAGCCTTTCCGCCGACCCGGAACGCATCCTGGTGGGCGACGATGAACACGGCTGGAGCGACAACGGCATCTTCAACTTCGAAGGCGGCTGCTACGCCAAGGTGATCCGGCTGTCACCCGAAGCCGAACCCCAGATCTACCAATGTACACGGCGGTTTGGAACCCTCCTGGAAAACGTGGCCATCGACGTCGAGACGCGCCGGATCGACCTGGACGACGACAGCCTCACGGAAAACACCCGGGCCGCCTACCCCATTCACTTTATCGACAATGCATCGCCCACTGGGATCGCCGGTCACCCCCGAAACATCATCATGCTGACCTGCGACGCCTTCGGCGTGCTGCCGCCCATCGCTCGGCTGACCCCCGAACAGGCCATGTACCATTTTCTTTCGGGCTACACCGCCAAAGTAGCCGGGACCGAAGCCGGGATCGTGGAACCGCAGGCGACCTTCAGCACCTGTTTCGGGGCCCCATTCATGGCCCTGCCGCCCACGGTCTATGCCGGACTCCTGGGTGAACGGATGAAGAAACACCGGTCCGTGTGCTGGCTCATCAACACGGGCTGGTCCGGCGGCGGCTACGGTGTGGGGGAACGCATCCGGATCGAGTACACGAGGAGGATGGTGAGCGCCGCCCTGGGGGGCGAACTGGAATCGGTCCCCTTCGAAGAAGAACCCTTCTTCGGCCTGTCGGTACCGACCCGCTGCCCCGGAGTGCCGGACCAGGTGCTCCGGCCCGCCGACACCTGGCCGGACCGAGACGCGTACCGGCGGCAAGCGGAAGACCTGAAGAACCGTTTCCGGAATAACTTCAAGGCCTTCGAAAGCCAGGTGGAAGACGCCTTAAGGCGCGTGATGTAG
- a CDS encoding type II toxin-antitoxin system HicB family antitoxin encodes MKLKVIVHAAEEGGYWAEVPSIPGCATQGETFDELLGNIYEAVEGCLSVDIKDVEISEKDKVLEITV; translated from the coding sequence ATGAAGCTTAAAGTAATCGTTCATGCAGCGGAAGAAGGAGGCTACTGGGCCGAAGTGCCTTCCATTCCTGGCTGCGCTACTCAGGGCGAGACATTCGATGAACTCCTCGGAAACATCTATGAAGCCGTCGAAGGGTGCTTGTCCGTGGACATTAAGGATGTCGAGATAAGCGAAAAGGACAAAGTGCTGGAGATAACGGTGTGA
- the rnc gene encoding ribonuclease III, protein MDHARDLQAVQNAVGYRFRDPALLRQALTHRSFVHEHQDSRPSDNETLEFLGDAVLGLAVSHLLIERFPERLEGDLSRMRSAIVNERQLAQTASELGLGRRLLLGKGEELTGGREKASLLADSLEALLGAVYLDGGFDAVFQLVWRLFSRYLDAEHLDDPLSRLDKDYKTQLQEWTQARFKTVPTYEMESEEGPDHEKTFTMRVSLGEVLLGRGVGKSKKDAQQEAARKALEVLKERVGEAMS, encoded by the coding sequence ATGGATCACGCAAGAGATCTTCAGGCGGTTCAAAATGCCGTGGGCTACAGGTTTCGCGATCCGGCGCTGCTGCGGCAGGCGCTCACTCACCGGAGCTTCGTCCACGAACATCAGGACAGCCGGCCTTCCGACAACGAGACGCTGGAATTCCTCGGCGACGCGGTGCTGGGGCTGGCCGTGAGCCACTTGTTGATCGAGCGGTTTCCTGAAAGACTGGAAGGGGACCTTTCGCGCATGCGTTCGGCCATCGTGAACGAACGGCAGCTGGCGCAAACCGCTTCGGAACTGGGCCTGGGCAGGCGCTTGCTCCTGGGAAAAGGGGAAGAACTTACCGGCGGCAGGGAGAAGGCGTCGCTGCTCGCCGACAGCCTGGAAGCGCTTCTTGGCGCCGTCTACCTGGACGGCGGCTTCGACGCGGTATTTCAACTGGTTTGGCGCCTTTTTTCACGGTACCTCGATGCGGAGCACCTGGATGACCCTCTGAGCCGGCTGGACAAGGATTACAAGACTCAGCTCCAGGAATGGACTCAGGCCCGTTTCAAGACGGTGCCCACCTATGAAATGGAGTCCGAAGAAGGGCCCGACCACGAAAAGACCTTCACCATGCGGGTGTCGCTTGGTGAGGTGCTCCTGGGCCGCGGCGTGGGAAAGAGCAAAAAGGACGCCCAGCAGGAAGCGGCTCGAAAGGCCCTGGAAGTCTTGAAGGAAAGGGTCGGGGAAGCGATGTCGTAG
- a CDS encoding D-glycero-alpha-D-manno-heptose-1,7-bisphosphate 7-phosphatase — MIICSGRPAAAFTSFVFLDRDGILNVDRSDHVKHWSEFQFYPDALEALRRLRRRKIEVILVSNQSALNRGLTQWNDFLDIHRNMLQRIRAEGGDLLAAFYCPHRPDEACDCRKPRPGMLRAAADLYGVPLHATTMMGDKVTVGH; from the coding sequence ATGATCATCTGCTCCGGCCGCCCTGCCGCCGCTTTCACCTCGTTTGTTTTCCTAGACAGAGACGGGATCCTGAACGTCGACCGCTCCGATCATGTGAAGCACTGGAGCGAATTCCAATTCTATCCCGATGCGCTGGAAGCTCTCAGGAGGCTTCGCCGGCGAAAGATCGAAGTGATCCTGGTGAGCAACCAGTCGGCGCTGAACCGCGGCCTGACTCAGTGGAACGATTTCCTGGACATCCACCGCAACATGCTCCAACGCATCCGCGCCGAAGGCGGCGACCTTCTCGCCGCCTTCTACTGCCCGCACCGCCCGGACGAAGCCTGCGACTGCCGAAAGCCTCGGCCCGGAATGCTTCGGGCGGCGGCGGACCTTTACGGAGTGCCGCTCCATGCCACCACCATGATGGGTGACAAGGTGACCGTAGGCCACTAA